The window gaagaactagatggtatccataacacattccatgtgtgttatttgaggaagttcatgggagaagttaccgacataattccaatctcagagttaagaacGGAAGAGAAtaagaggctgatcgaagagcctgaggcaatttttgaccgtaagactaagaagctacgacacaagatggtcgacttagtgctagtccgaaaGGACCTAAGATCAAacaatttatcaaacaatgactatcAACAAGAACAAAGAAGATTCACGAacaaaaactttcactaagaataataatctcacaaagagattatcgaatgcacaaagcggctattagggtttgtgaaagatgATCTTTCACAAACTTGTACAAAAGACTATATAGAATTAATCTAggcaatccctacaaatcagggatatacCAGCTAACTAATAGACGATAACTATGGAAACTAGATAAGTACTAAATCTGTTACAAAATGCTGAATATAAAACTATACACCGAACAATTAGTACGCTGACGCTGATGCTGATACTGAGTCATACGCTGACGCTGAGTGATCAgtctcaaacatcatcatattataaggttcgaccttacaatctcccccaatatgatgatgttcaaaaccagCTAGACTAGAACACCTCTGGACAAAAATTCTTCACactcagcttcagcttctactttcactggccagtaaggactatcTAGCAGCTCCTGTCTTCTATTCAGTAACTCCATAGCAATCAGTATATGAAACACTCCAGATAGATTCTGATAACTCATGCACATTTGTCTTAAACCAACAAGATGTTCTGTTGGAGCCCTTGGAATCTCTACAGTACGCTGAAAACACATTTTCctgttcttatcaagataaaacaTTCCATGTTCAGGAATAGAAATGAACTGATGTTGAACCGGCTCAACACCAATAGGAAGAGAGTTGTTTATTTCTTCAGCACCAAAATTTAGAACCAATAcgtcttcaccatcaacttgaaaTCTAGTTCTTCTGATTCTTAGAACTGAGGAACTCGGGCCTTGCTACTGAGGACGCTCTGTAGGAACAAGATCAAGacgctgaactttcttgatcagtAAGTGAAGAGCACAGGTCAGTTATGAAGAAAGAGCTGAAGTTTGCTTGGATGCCAACTCGAGCAGTTCCATCCATTCAAAGTATCTGTATCTTATCATCTCGTCTCTCTTTATAACTTCAGTATACGGATGTTGAGGACCTTCACGAGTGATCAGCAAAGTGAGGATTTTCTCGTCACGAGGTTTTGAGGTTTTAACTTTGATGATCTTGTCACTGCTTACTCTTCGTTTGAAAACATCTTGAAACCTTTTGCGATCGATTCTATCAAGAACACTATCAGTCCTTGACTTACTGCTACTGGAAGGAGGCTGTGAAGATTTATCTTCATCATCAGGTTCACTATCTTCAGTAGGCTTTTCAGTTTCTGCTAGTCTCTCAGACTCGTGCTCAGGCTGTGAAAGCTTGATCTGTTTTACAATGTTCCCCCCAGATCCATACTCACAGGTTTTATCAACAGAATTAGTTTCTCCCCCTTTTTTATCATCATCATTTGGGCCGAGGGGAGGAGTTAATAGAATAACTCCCTTCAGTTGGTTGACATCAGCCTCAATACGTAAAAGACGTTGACTCATATCTCGAGTCAGGTTAAGAAGCTCATTAAACGTTGATTCCGGAATTTGAatgaactgagtacctgaaaTTTCTTGTGATCGATgctgctccccctgagatggttgCTCCCCCAGAGCAGATGACTTCCCATGAGCTGAATGGATCCTTTCAGTGACAGAAATGGtatgatgagaaagttgaggGGAGATATGACCACCTTCTTGACTGGAATCAGCTTGAATTTCAGCATTAGTTTCGTCGGTATTAGAAGCTCCTTTGTTAGTGTCAGCGTTTAGTGAAGGAACGGTATATGGATTCGCGATCCATTCTCGCATCCGATCAGAGATGCCGATGTCATTGGCCAGTGGATCATCCTGATACATTCGTACTGACATGCGTGGGCATTGGATGGGATTTCCAGCGTGTGAGTAATAGGCTTCAGCATAAAATTTATCCAAGAAAAgagcaatccagcgtggaaaCGGAACATGATCAGCTCTTACATTGGCTCGAAGAAGTTGGACAAGCTGATCGAAGAAGAAAGCCCCATAATCAACATGTTTGTTGAGGAGAAGTGAACATACCACTTGTTGTTCAAAAGCACTCAGTTGATCACCACTACGAGATTTGTGGCCTATACACTTACAAATCGCCCCGGTGAAGAACTTCCATCCAGGAGTCATGCATTGACGTAGAATGAGAGTTGGTTGAGCACCAGCCTTGGAGTGATCATATCCCAGTTGATCAAAGAGGCATCGACAGCATTCAATAGTTAGAAGCTCAGAGAATTGTTCAAGAATTGGTAGCCTGAGTGCAGTACGGAGTAGATCAGCGTTGACGAAAACTGAGCGACGGCCACGCCCAATAGTGTCGGAGATGACGTTGTTTTCATTATTAACTGTTGCggtgtagtagaactcacatacttgttcaGGAAAGAACTCTGATGGAACCTCACTGATAGCATATCGAAGTCTGCAAGATACTAGAAAATTGACAAAATCGTCAAATCCAAGACCGCGATGAACATCTGGTATATCAGGATTGAAGACAACATTTGTAGATTTGATGTATATTGGAAGGGGAGGAGAGTTTGGAGCTGGGATGACTCTTCTTGAGGTGGAGGAGAAGGTAAACAGTGAAGCCGCCATTGAAGAGAGTTTGGATTCTAGGGtttgaagagaagagaaggaaatTTGAATTATGGGAGGAAAGTTTGGGAGAGAGGTGGGAATGAGGTTTAAATATGGGATTAAACGGTtttaaaaaggtaatgattatcctttTCGAAAATAACTGTGTATCTTAACAAACTGTCAAATCCGCAAAATAGCCGTTGGGTAAAAAGAGTCGTTATACTGAAGATGAAACGACAATCAGTGTCTGTGGAAGCGCTGAGATCAGTGTCACTAAAAGTTACATGCTGAAGGATAATCTGTCGTCAATTCAAGGTTCAACTTGCTTGTTCAAGGTTAGCAAGGTGATTGGTGCGTATGATAGATACTGGTTtaattatctaaccatcggcacagagtgttgaGTCTTTATCAGTGAGTGTTGCTTCTTACTAAATCATTAGACACTGAGTGAGAAGAAGGTGAAGagaggattgttgcgtgtgatagaccttggtgttttggtctaaccattgGAAAAGACTGTTAGACTCTCATCAGcatgtgttttgtcacactgaatcacagaatcagtgtaagattggtaagaagggatagttgcgtgtgatagaccttggtgttttggtctaaccatccgcaaagagtttcaagttgttgtcagtgtatggtttaatacagtgaatcattcaactttagtttagaagatTTGTAGAAGAGATAGAGATAAGAGATCATACAATGTACTCAGCATGGTAAACATAATCagcacatcatcatcaacaaaaaaaatacattagTTTATAAGACAATAGCAAACATTAGTAAAACATTTTTTAATCCAGAGTGatcattccaagttctccaataatgtGAGCAGTAGTTTAAGTATCCAGGGCCTTGGTGAAAATATCAGCTAGTTGATCTGGAGTCTTGACATGTTCTAGAATAACCTTGCCCTTCTCAACATTgtctctgatgaagtgatgtctgatctcgatatgctttgtctttgagtgctgaacaggatTCTGTGTGATCTGAATGGAACTGGTGTTATCACAGTATCTAGGAGTCTTTGTGAATTTAAGCCCATAGTCTAAAAGTTGATTCTAAATCCATAAGAGttgagcacaacatctcccagttgcaacatactcagcttctacAATGGAGATAGCTACTGAGCTTTGtttcttgctagaccagctgattAGTCGCTTTCCAAGGAAATGACACCCACCTGACGTGCTCTTCTTGTCTAAGTTGCATCCTGCATAGTCAGAATCAGTGTATCCAAAGAGTTCAAGTGCTGAGCCACGAGGGTACCACAGTTCCAAGTTCTGAGTGCCCTTTAAGTATCGAAAGATGCGTTTAACTGCAATGAGATGAGACTCCatgggattagcttggaatctagcacagagaatggttccaaacacGATATCAGGGCGAATTGCAGTGATGTAGagaagagatccaatcattcctcgataaagAGAGTGATTAACATCAGTGCCGGTGGGATCAGCATGTAGCTTATCAGTCTTGGACACCGGAGTAGAGGCCGGTTTGCAGTCGCTGAGAGAGTACTTAACAAGCATGTCAGCAATATATTTACTTTGACAAATTGAGATACCTGATTTTTGTTGCTGAacctcaagacctaagaaaaaggtcatcttccccatcatgctcatctcgaacctttgagacatgatctcagCGAATTCCTTGCTCAACttctcatttggagagccaaagatgatatcatcgacatagatttgaacaagaatcatgtctgagcctttgtttttgatgaagagtgTATTATCAATTGCTCCTCTTCTGTAGCCATTTTCAAGGAGATATGATGTCAGTGTCTCATACCAGGCCTTgggagcttgcttcagtccatataCAACTTTATCTAGTCTGTACACATAGTCAGGGTGCTCTTTGTCTTCAAAGCCTGGGGGCTGTTTGAGAAATacttcttctaacacaccatgaagaaatgttgttttgacatccatctggtagacaaTGAAGTTCATGTATGAAGCATATGCAAGGAATAGTCTAATTTCTTCAATGCGGGCAACTGGAGCAAAAGTCTCTCCGTAATCAATAGATTCAATTTGAGTGAACCCCTGAGCAACAAGTCTTGCTCTGTTGCGAGTAATAAcaccatctttatcaaccttgtttcgatagacccagCGTGTTCCTGTGATGGTCTTTCCTGATGGTCTGGGAACAAGAGTCCAAACCTTGTGCCTTTTGAACTCATTCAGCTCGTCTTGCATGGCTTTAATCTAGTCAGCGTGTTGAAGTGCTGAGTGTATcttgtcaggtaagatcattgaaacaaagttaacatacatgcaaaaattATTAGATACACGAGATCTGGTTTGGACACCATCATGAAGATTCCCAATAATTTGATCAACAGGGTGATCTCGATGTTCTGGAGCTGATTCCAATGAGTTTGACGCTGAAGAGTTATCAATGAAAGGAACATCAGTTATAGGAGAGTCTTCAAattcaagggtttcatcagcatcTGACAAAAGAGTTGTCATGCTGACCGCAGTGCCTTGATTGACAGGACTTGGGTCTGGAACGATAGGATCAGGAATGACCACTTCTTCTTCAGTATGTGAGACTTCATCAAATGGACATGATAGAAGCTCTTGAAAATAGAAGGAGAATGAGCTACTTTTTCATCAGTGTAGGATTCTTcatcaaactttacatg of the Lactuca sativa cultivar Salinas chromosome 6, Lsat_Salinas_v11, whole genome shotgun sequence genome contains:
- the LOC111904199 gene encoding uncharacterized mitochondrial protein AtMg00810-like; translation: MTFFLGLEVQQQKSGISICQSKYIADMLVKYSLSDCKPASTPVSKTDKLHADPTGTDVNHSLYRGMIGSLLYITAIRPDIVFGTILCARFQANPMESHLIAVKRIFRYLKGTQNLELWYPRGSALELFGYTDSDYAGCNLDKKSTSGGCHFLGKRLISWSSKKQSSVAISIVEAEYVATGRCCAQLLWI